In the Alphaproteobacteria bacterium genome, CCGGCACGAAGCCGACGCCGCCGGCCATGGGGGCGAGGCGGCTGTCCGCGGAATCGTCGCGATTGTCGCCCATCACGAAGATCTGGTCCTGCCCAACGACGAACTCTTGCGTGTTATCGAGTTCGCCATCCCACCGCAGCTTGAAGATCGGGTGCTCGCGGCCGTTGAGCGTCTCGATGAAACGCGGCGCGGTCAGAACGCCGTTCTCGGTCTCCATCTGACCGACGCCGGCGCGCTGCAGCGGCGCCATCTTGCCGTTGAGCCAAAGCCGGCCTTCGCGCATCTGCACCCGGTCGCCGGGCAGGCCGACGACTCGCTTCACGTAGGTCTGGCTCGGATCGCGCGGCAGGCGGAACACTACGACATCGCCACGCTGCGGCAGCTTGCCGAGCAGGCGCTCGGTCGAGGCGGGCGCGAGCGGCACCGGCAGCGAATAGCGGCTGTATCCGTACGGGAACTTGGTGACGAGCAACTGGTCGCCGATCAGGAGGCTCGGCAGCATCGAGCCCGAAGGCACGTAATAGGCTTCGGCCGCGACCGTCTTGGTCAGCAGCACGATGGCGATGACAACGGCAAACTGGCCGAGCGCGCCGACAATACCGCCGCGTTCTTGCTTCTTGTCCGCATCCATGGGCTGTCTCCGGGTGGAACCCTACCACAGCTAATATCAAGGCGGCGGAATTGCGACTGTTCCTGCACGCCGTGCATCACGAACCGGTGCACCCTCCCTTGAAGAAGGGAGGGTCTCACAGCGCAAACCCGCCGTCGGCGAGGTGAATCTGCCCCGTCGTATAGCTCGACTCGTCCGAGGCGAGGTAGACCGCGAGCGCCGCGATCTCCTGCGCGGTGCCGAGCCGGCCCATCGGCTGGCGGTTGATGAAATCCTGCCGCACCGCCTTTTCGGGACGGCCGGTGTTCTTCGCCAGCGTCGCGATGCGGTCGTCGAGCGAGGGGCTCTCGATCGTGCCGGGGCAGATCGCATTCACCCGGATGCCCTGCTTGATGAAATCGGCGGCGACCGACTTGGTCAGGCCGACGACGGCGGCCTTCGTCGTCCCGTACACATAGCGGAACGGGATGCCGCGCACCGACGAGGCGCCCGACGCGATGTTGATGATCGAGCCTTTCTTCCTCTTCAACATGCCCGGCAGAGCGGCCTTGATGGTGCGGTCCATCGAGCGGACGTTGAGGTCGAAGGCAAAATCCCATTCCTGGTCGGTCGACGTCAG is a window encoding:
- the lepB gene encoding signal peptidase I; this encodes MDADKKQERGGIVGALGQFAVVIAIVLLTKTVAAEAYYVPSGSMLPSLLIGDQLLVTKFPYGYSRYSLPVPLAPASTERLLGKLPQRGDVVVFRLPRDPSQTYVKRVVGLPGDRVQMREGRLWLNGKMAPLQRAGVGQMETENGVLTAPRFIETLNGREHPIFKLRWDGELDNTQEFVVGQDQIFVMGDNRDDSADSRLAPMAGGVGFVPVENLVGRVDAIIGSWDPIVRHDPVWTWPSGLRLSRFFSRVN
- a CDS encoding SDR family oxidoreductase — translated: MVWREDLKGKIALVTAAGQGIGRAIAAAFVAEGAKVIATDVDLKKLKGLKGATVAKLDARSTADVNALVREMSKKVGPIDVLVNAAGYVHHNTVLTSTDQEWDFAFDLNVRSMDRTIKAALPGMLKRKKGSIINIASGASSVRGIPFRYVYGTTKAAVVGLTKSVAADFIKQGIRVNAICPGTIESPSLDDRIATLAKNTGRPEKAVRQDFINRQPMGRLGTAQEIAALAVYLASDESSYTTGQIHLADGGFAL